The genome window tagtaggaactcggttaagtgtataggcagccgtctctagggcatagccccaaaaactaattggaagatctgcatgactcatcattgatcgcaccatgtccaacaaggtacgatttctcctctcggaaactccattccattgtggtgttccaggaggagtaagttgtgatacaataccacactcttttaagaaattcttaaattcttggcttaagtattcacctccacgatctgatcgtagagtcttaatacttttggtagtttgcttttctacttcagctttgtactctttgaacttttcaaaagaatcagatttattcttcataagatacacatatccatatctactgaaatcatcagtaaatgttatgaagtagtaaaagccacctcttgccatagttcgcattggaccacatacatcactatgtattagttccaatctctcagtggccctctcaccttgtcctgtgaaaggtgctttagtcatttttccaatgagacatggttcgcatgcttcgtatgattcaaaatcaaacttatccaagtatccatccttatgtaacttggaaatgcgcttctcatttatatggcctaaacgacagtgccagaggtatgttttatttgagtcatcagttttaagtcgtttattattcacattatagatgggagtatccaagtcaagaacatataaaccgttaaataaacgtgcaaccccataggtaacattattcaaagaaaaggaacaactattgttctgaattgaaaaagcaaaacctttcttgtccaaacaagaaactgaaataatgtttctgcaaattgcaggcacgtaaaaacaattctcaagttctaaaataagcccagtgggcaacgataaatgataagtccctacagctatagcagcaacttttgctccattgccaactcgtaggtcgacttctccctttgccaacgtcctacttccctgtagctcctgcacattcatacaaatgtgagaaccacatccagtatctaatacccaagatgttgaagtagacaaattgacttctataacataaatacctgaatcagaagcggcagcagccttcttcttcttcagatcctccaaataagcatgacagttcctcttccaatgacctggtttcttgcaatagtgacaatcaccctccttctgaacaccaccttttggcttcaaggccttagttggaccaggtttcggattggcattagaattagatcccatcttcttcttgcctttccatttaccctttcctttggccttccccttattcaccatcaatatgggagtaggggacgccttctgaatgttggtctcagcagttttcaacattgccaacaattcggcggggttcttgtttatctcattcatattgtaattcattacaaactgagaatagttattgtttagagattgcaagatcagatcaatttggtgctcaggaccaatcggggcacccaatttttcaagataatcaatataccctatcatcttcagaacatgcggtcctaccggatcacgttcaccctgcttacaagcattcaaagatttgaaagtatcaaacctctcctgacgagcctgtccctcaaacatacgcttaaggtgctcaatcatatcataagaatccatattctcatgttgtttctgaagttcagcactcatggtcgctaacatgagacattgaacatccgtgtcatcatcggtatgcttctgataagcagtatgctgagcacgggttgatccttcagcgagaggtgtagggcgaggaatatctatgacatagagcttgcgctcttgtttgaggacaatcctcaaattcctttgccagtcaaggaagttggttcctgtcagcttgtccttctcaaggactgatcgtacagagaagttgtttgaattatttgccattggatatctacaatattttcaaatgcataagataaattagtctacagatgtttattaaattatgttcaagtgattataaatatatattcaaaatatatatctcccactattttgttcaaatcaatagccctaactattaattcggaaagcatttctgcaaatctttctagtgagccaagatccatatttcatccatgttttaagttagcgtgggctaatactctcaaaacatgactatttaggtagacaacatttgtcaattatatcaaatataactcttggatagtttggtggagcaaccctttgcacatatttatgtaataaatctcaCCAAACTCCATGCCTCTAAACCCACAATCCTATTGTGATGGTTTAGTTAAGTTAGACCCAATAATTCactaactaagtacatttacttatcacgtcttcccatgattgattaaagcactttgctttggcaaacctacttctttcaatctagatcttgacgagtattaatcattggaaggcatctgattaacttaatatttttaattagggattttattaaaacgaccatgatcctgtcataaagagatcctcaatttttccttgaatcaaatatttcaaatcaatactctttgattggttgaaaacctgacctgaggtgttggcacaacggctatacttaaaaaccccaaatccgacggaatcttcctctcattgaatatcgaaaatccataattaattccgtgtttcataaacacgagaatctcatgatcgttgtattcctttttaaaatcttgagtcgttacagattttatcttgtttaaacaagcatggcatgggtgtcgtatcgaatacatacatcttaatctaattaagcatgcatctctataactacgcatacatatcatcatctcatgcatcatatatgtaaagtgcagtatgtaaacgtgcatggttatggcctttatcctatatgattctttcaagctaatgaaagaatctaggtcaatctatggtgaagatgtataactattacaagtcttcatgctccttgattgcccctccttgtggatcatccttcaatcttcaagtacattacaatgaataattgagtacaacctattctaatgtacttacatgagaaaactcgagttacattcgagattaaaattacaagaatgaatatcacgacatgcaagtcgtatttatacaaccaaaaccaaaaaaaatattaaactagGGGTCCTTAAGGCCATAACCAGCACCATGCTCAAGTAAACAAACAAGAACACATAACCAAACaaagcgggggtccgggggcggcagcccctgggcgggggtccgggggcggcagccaccgggcgggggtccgggggcggcagccaccgggcggggtccgggggcggcagccccagGCTGGGGTCGAGCTCGGAAATTTTTGATTCCTGAATACAAGTGctatacaaaaatcatcaatttcgGAACAACAGATCATATCTGTTACCTTCTGCCACTACTGCATCATATGCAGTTTCAGAAGCATATATCATATACATGCTGATCATTCCCCAGTGACCAGATCATGTCCATACACCATCTTATTGAAcagtttatatcattatataaacaacacaTCATATGCAGAACATACAAATCGCATACTAATCAGTCATGGCAAAtcataatcatgctagtatcatcatatcactatatttaacataacagaatcatatatgatcaatataacatgttataatcaacatatctcaaaaccatatcaaggcagattcataaaacatgcatacatgcatcgaatactgtaaacacgtaaccaaatcagccccttatagacgtagctctgataccactgttgggtttcggggcaacaaacgcagcggataatcgacgtaaaataaaaaaaaaatccgaaaccctaacccgaggatccatctataaagaacggctgatcatggagatacgaaataataccttgttgaaactttacgttagcgaaagatggaggtccggaacaagcaatcaccacgcagccctcgtctaaggatcgcgtctctaagcagtccacacgaacgtctgatcgccaaagatcaccggagccggtactagccgaatgcagcctctctctctctctctctctagcctctcttgatgtagag of Daucus carota subsp. sativus chromosome 3, DH1 v3.0, whole genome shotgun sequence contains these proteins:
- the LOC135151516 gene encoding uncharacterized protein LOC135151516; the encoded protein is MLATMSAELQKQHENMDSYDMIEHLKRMFEGQARQERFDTFKSLNACKQGERDPVGPHVLKMIGYIDYLEKLGAPIGPEHQIDLILQSLNNNYSQFVMNYNMNEINKNPAELLAMLKTAETNIQKASPTPILMVNKGKAKGKGKWKGKKKMGSNSNANPKPGPTKALKPKGGVQKEGDCHYCKKPGHWKRNCHAYLEDLKKKKAAAAWVSVDMSQVFFAPDWL